Sequence from the Ostrea edulis chromosome 8, xbOstEdul1.1, whole genome shotgun sequence genome:
AGGCGACTAATTGAAACTGTAAAAACCTAGGCCCCGTATCAGAGCAGGCGTGGCAAGACATGATCACTCTTTGCTCagaggccgtaagtgccgaaaATAAGTCAAAGTTTTGTAGCTCTTCACCAGCAGGGAAATTCTTGTACGGACATTGTTATAATAGATAATTCTAAACAATCTGTAATGATATTGATAAGTGACAAGTACTGATGATGTTGTTGATGCCAAATGTTAAATGCTGGGGTTATCATTGTGCTGTAAGGTGGGAGTAATTTGCAATTTCTAATCCAATACTTAGACAGGtttattttcctttatatcaatttacaactcctatagggaatacaaaaatattacaaaactaaatgatataaaacacataAAAACTATGTTTCTTGTCAAAATCAAAAATGGCGCGCCTTTTAAACATATGATTACAGAGAAAAACAATGGCGTCGGTAAGTATTGACGTAATTTCAATTTGAGTAATCTTTTATATTTATTGGAATAAGAACCCGTTTAGTAGATAGATATGCACATATCCAAGAATTGGTtgaaaatatccaaaattaatTACTCGAATCTCTTCTACCAAAAATAGCGTTTGTCGTACGTCTTGCCACgcttgtttgtttatattttattttctatacATTACAGACTTTAGTCCGATTACTTATAGGCATGTGTAATCGGGGGAGGGgatatgtttttgaaaatagcCATCATATGCCATGTTTGGATATATCAAAGatatatatcccccccccccccccatgacagttgtaacaagaggcccaagggcctagaatcgctcttctgataaattgtacaaccccaccatttctattcttagtattctaaatctttagttaaatcctaagaattcaaaaaagtaggtcaatgtgacctactttttggtttacacattttgagaactcaagaaatatcaactgacaaagcttgatgattttaagccaattagtatctgaatattgaaatatagctgtcaaattcctatcgtaggtcatggtgacctactttttggtcagcgaactccgaacatgcaagacccatcaactgacaaagtttgatgactgtaggtcaaatagtatctgaaatatataaatattgccgtcaaattccaaaagtaggtcaaggtgacctactttttcgtcaacatcCTTCAAACATGctagacccaacaactgacaaagtttgatgactgtaggtcaaatagtatctgaattatataaatatagccgtccaattccaaaagtaggtcaaggtgatctactttttggtcgacaccctttgaacatgcaagacgcatcaactgacaaagtttgatgactgtaggtcaaatagtatctgaaatatataaatatagccgtcaaggtgacctactttttggtcgacacactccgtagattcaagatgcatcaactgtcaaagtttgatgattgtaggtcaattagtgactgaaatatataaatataactgtcaaatgccaaaagtaggtcacagtgacctactttttggtcgatacactccgaagactcaagatgtatcaactgacaaagtttgatgattgtaggtcaaatagtgtctgaaatatagtaatttagctgtcaaataccaaaagtaggtcacggtgacctactttttggtcgacacaaaccgaagactgaagacgcatcaactgacaaagtttgatgatcctaggttttacagtgcccaaaataagcatctaaaattgaaaatgtgaaatttgaatatctgcaaaattcaaaaagtaggtcactgtgacctacttttttataaatatgtttcaaggcctcaagatgcatcaacttacaagatttgatgattctaaacctctcggtatttgaaataacaacttaaaatatatctataaatgataagccataaaatgcagaaagtaggtcacggtgacctatttttcagttgacgcatttcaaggtcccatgatccaccaactgacaagttttgatgatcataggcttcaaagtgtccaagatttgcatcaaaattaattttaaaataaatacctgcaaaattcaaaaagtaagtcaccgtgacctacttttgagacaactttaCACAATGTCCTAAGATgtatcaactgtcaaaatttgatgatcctagtccttataatgactaaaatatcaaagatttaaggaaatataaatttaggtcaactttgaagtgaccttgagaccacgccctttgccccagggtaatgccttgaacaattttaaatctacaacatatcctcatcctcatgtgtaagtttggtgataatctgcccagtggttcttgagaagaagattttttaccaaccactacttttgtttgtattttcctgattatctccccttgttaaagggtcacatccctctatttagtatgtatgaaagcccttgggccaatgataccctgtaacaaatttgaaaaaaattggccaaggggttcttgagttatagccctttttctaaaaagtttacgcacaccgcacaaatggccatagcattagctctttgagccttcggctcagaagagctaataaaatGGGTCCAAAGCAAGTTGGAAAGTaagaatacaaattatttagtgAAATGTGGGCATTCATTGATAAAAAGATTAATAAAGAAACTACTTCTCTTCCGGATGACCCCTTCCCAACAACACACATTGAAAAACGATGTGCCCAACTTGTGATAATAGAATGGGAGATTAAAAAATCACTTGTTATCCACCTGATTCTATAGTATTGCCCTTACAATCATCACTCCACCTATTATCTCaaccaaataaaaaataatcacaTGGGTTCTTTATTTGCCAATTTTCAGGAGAGTTCGAGTACAACTATACAGAGCAGCGATGAAGAGATGGATGTCCAAGGTCAAGTGAGAGGTAGGGGTAGAAACCATGGAAGGGGGGAGAGGTGTTCGAGGAAGAGGCAGAGGAGACAGGAGACAGGGGAAGAGGTAGAGGAGGAGGACCATCAAGAGATGAAGTTAACCTTGATCAAATCAATAGAAGGAGTGAAGTTTTACGGGTGAGCAACAAACGCATGCAAACTAGATTTGTACACAATAATATACAAGTTACTGAAAAAATGACATTGCCATGTACCCTATTAGATCTACACATTTATGTATGATTTATATTGTAGGAACACATTTCAATTATGGAGGTGGATGACCTTTGAGAACTGTGCCTCACGATGGCAGAGAGACAACCTGGTCTCGTTCATGACATAATACATCCACCTACTCAACAAGAGGGCTACCACCCACAACCTGGCGGGACTTGCCCAAACTGGTGTGTTTGTGGGAAGTACCGGGAGATGCCAACAGATAGGGAGAAAGTGTGCTGTGGGAAAGAGCAATGCATAACTCTTTTACCAGTAAGATCTGTGATCATTAGTGTACATACTCTGTAAACATTTATagtttatttttttccaaaaattgtATACACAATGTATATGACTTTTGAAGATGGATTGTATCATTGCTAAGTTTTGTATCGATCAGTTGCtttcaagttttatttcatgatataatctagaaatataattatacccccgcaacaagttggggggggggggggtatactggaatcgggttcgagtccgtctgtctgtccgtccgtagacgcaatggtttccggtctctaaagcattatcctttccacctaccgtcaccatatcatatatatggactacccatgggatgaagatgttccctatcgattttggggtcaaaaggtcaaacgcactggacatcgaagtagcaatatggttcggtttgtcatgccatttgttttttacactcagaaaagaggtagtttatacctattaccaacaccctttggaagattggggtaagcggggggtattcttagtgagcattgctcacagtacctcttgttttcataCTACATTATCACACAACACATCTTTATCACACCTATGTTACTAAACAGATTCTAAagatctacatgtaatttctgCTATAGGACTTCTCTGTGCTAATTCTTGATGAAGCTGTGCTAGCCCCTGCCAGACTGTATAGGAGAGACATTTTGGTCTTCAATGAAGTGGACGAGAGAAAAGGCAACCGTCACCAAGCGTACCGACAATATATCTTGTGGACCTATGGCAGACTAGGTGCAGGGGACAGACGGGTCATTCCATCCTTCGCGGTTTGGTCCATTAGAGACAAGTTTCCCGACCCTTTTGGTCAATACACTGGATTTGTGCCAAGGCGAATATAATTGTACATAGCcacttataatatatatattatatattaggtttgtaaatgtaattatatatatactaaccTACAAATTATGATACccttttatatattatttactgCTAGTCCAATATTGTTTTCTCTATAAATATCCtagattttttttgtattgcAACTAtgaaactgaaatatttttacatccTCATAGCCATGTTGAGAAGTGTACCTATATCGGAGTAAAATGAACCATTATCAGTCacttttgatttgtttttttaCACATTGAGCATATCATTATCAATAATCTGTTGTGGTAAAAGATTGGTGAAGAAATTATTGTAACAAGAATAAATTTTCTAGGGCTTTTAAATTTTGGTGTtgttacaatgtaaatgtaaattaatcaatGAAGTTCACAGGCAATGTATGACATTGTTTTATGATCATTTTCATCTCTATCCTCTCGTAGTACGAATGCTCCAAGCATAATCATCCTGTATCTTAAATGTTAAAGAAAGCATGGGTCTTACTAACTTTTGACCTTTGACTAATTAAAGTCAGAATGTCATATGTATATCGAGGGTgatctgtattctgcctacaagatTCTCCTATTAACTGATACGACCTTGACGCAagatgatcaaatgtaccaagttgaaagatcctggagcttatggttcatTCTACATTTTACCTATAAGGGCCGAACAGACGGACAACAGTATACCATAGTACGCCCCGTCTTTGACAGGCAGGATAATTGTACATCCCcaaaattactttatttttcCATCTTTGTTTTTCTGCACTGGGAGGTCTGAGTTCATATTGTGGTTCAGTGCTGCAAGTCTGTTCCTGTAGACAGGTGGAGTATATGCGTGTCTTTTGAACAGTACATCAGAATGTGCTGATGGACTCCTTCCAGTTCAGCTGTACTTCTGAAATTGAAGTCTCGTGTAATAACAATGATCGTCGTCAACATGCATGTACCATAGGTATATTTTTAGACAAGATACCCACaagccttatcagtcacctgagaactagttaaaaatattactagtcccaagggcattaacattttataaacaaaaattcCCTGTTCaagagttctgaaatttacattccCCCTTCTACAAAAATTGCTTCATATCAGAAATTGAAAAGAAtaggaatagtagttatcaagaagttaaaaatgttcaattgttaatgcacaacAGACAACAACCAATTGCTATAGTTCAACTGAGTAAACtaatgtgacctaaaaatgagAAATGCTTTTGACATATATATGCTTCCTGTGGCAATATTAATACGATCAACTCTGAATTACCAGTTTGGTTGTGAAGGTAGCcacaaatctatatacaaaatatgaaagtcctaaggtcagaaaatattgaattggtCAAGTTTTCTTATAAGTAGTTTAAACTCTAAGGTCCAGATAACTAGGTAAAGAAGTTTGGTACCAATAAAGAAGTCTTTTCACAGGgaatgtgcatatgaaatatgaaaccctatcactaaccattcaagtTATGAGCAAAGCTTCTGAAAAgatgaacagacagacaaaagtgatcagaaaaactcatttCATCTAATagataaacaaatatttacatattatgggtgtaaattaaaattatgaaCTCAATGTGAAAACTGTCATATACTTACAGAATATATGTAGCTGTGACATCAAAACTTGGCTGGTAATTTGGGTCATCATCTTCCGAGTCTACTGACTCTAAACCTGAGTCTTGTACTGAAATGTCAATGGACAAGCTACAATATACAACATACATTCTAGTCATTCACACGGCACACATAAGactttgggggtgggggttcagatatgtaaacaaattaaatatacTCATCTAAGTTTCACATACTTTCTAAGTGAGATAATGAATGTAGTGTTGCACAATTTTGTTTGTTAgagttaccccccccccctttgtacATTGTTCCGGGTATGTAATCCTATCcggttcattttttattttgtttacaagaGGATAGGAGGCCATTTTGGCTGATGTTTTTGTAGTTTCTGCTTGTTCCAAGCATTGCATGTGCCTTGTGGGTACACTCCTGCACCATATGTAAGTAAAACTAAGCATTCACATGTATTTTCCTAAAGTAGTCTCTATAACATGTTCACATATTCTGACTGTTTGGAAAGACTTAATTTTGGGCACATGGCCATGTCTTAAAACATTGCTATGTATCGAGTCatttttagtaaattcagtgCTACAGTTCATTTCATACTAGGATAGGTTTATCATATTTTGATGTATATTAAATGGGTTATAAGCCATTGTAAAGTTTTAATATGAATGtaaattctataattatcctCATTCAATTTAAGTATATTCTGCATGCAGCTCAATAGTGCATATAATATTCTTGTGATAGGTTAAGCCAGTTtctgatttaattttaatttcagaattttgACTTGTATTTGACCTATTAAATTGTTACCTTCTCAAGTCTGTCctatttgtttacaattgatgtctTGCTTAAAGTTAGGGTCATTGTTTACCATTTAACTGTACTATGaactttttgtaaatttgttttttcgttattttcagtCTTTTACCACATGCACGTTCAAtcgttcacttaataaaagtgACCCACTTTGACAGTGTTGATTACTGAATCGGTAGACTATCTGCACAGAGGCAGAATAGTAAGAGAATATGACCAGGATCAAAGACTGAGATCATGGCAACTGATAAAGAACAACAGGATACGGAACCTAGACTTCGGGTTATGACGGAGAAGGGCCAATCATTATTCGACGATAAATTCCTAAATCTGCAGGAAGGGTGCACTAACTCATGGAGGGAAATAGAGGACGTCATAGCGAATTGTGATAGTGACAATAATGACAGGAAGTACTTAAGGGAGACAGAAGACCGTGTGAATTCTATGTTCAAACAGTACCTCAGGCATAGTCAAGGGTGAGCAAACTTTTTAGCAAGAACACGGACTGATCAATCTCTACAGAAACTAGGGAATCATGAACTTCAGTATCGCATACATTCGGATATAACATTCAAAGTTCGTGACTGTCTACATGAAAGATTACTTGAACGAGCTGAACGACTTTCAGAGAAGTCCAGGACTTCATCACAAGCTTCAAAGACACCGTCCGAATTACTTAAGATTCGAGTGAAGGCCGAAACTCAACAGTCAAGGGTTAAATACCTAGTGGAGCAGGCAGCTCTAGAAAAAACAAAAGCAGCCACTGATATTGACATATGGCTTTCAAAAGAGAAAGAAGCGGCAGCCGTGGCAAATGCCGAACTGAATGTCGTTGAATATGATCGCGGATCACAAGGAAGTGTTCAATTGGACATTGACCAGGAACCTGTAGAACAGACGGCCAAGGAAAGGACTGAAGTCTATGTAAATTGACAGGTCAACAACCAATCGGAGATTCGTGCCAACAATGTTCAACATGATGACATCTCATATCATCCACGAAATGGACCTGTAAGCATCACTTCCAACTCATCCAGACTTTCGTCTTCCTATAACTGGTCATGTTAGATCTCATGAACAATCACCAATTGTTGACCTGAGCAACTACCTCTTAAAGAACGACTTACTCTTACATCGCTTTACTGCTTTTGATGACTCTGCTCAAAACTATACAGTGTGGAAAGTTGGCTTCTTAAGTATTCTGAAGTAACTGAAGGTGTCACCCATAGAAGAACTACCCATATAAGAACTGGACCTATTGACAAAATGGTTGGGTCCCGAATCCAAGAAATACGCACTCTCCATACGCTCAGCTAACACATTCCAACCCGAGAGGGGTTTATCTCTGATATGGGATCGCTTAGAAGATCGCTACGGAAAACCAGAGATGGTAGAAGCTGCATTGAATGCAAATCTTAGAAACTTTCCAAAAATCACTGAGACAGATCCAAAACGTTATTATGACCTGCTCGACGTACTGTATGAGATCGAGTCCAACAATCAAGATCTGAAATATTCTAGACTACTTggatattatgacactttctcGGGTATACTACCTATTGTTTGTAAACTTCCCAACCACATACAGGATAAGTGGGCCACCCGTGCATCGCAGTATAAACGTTTAAACCATGCCCCCTTTCCACCATTCAGCATTTTTGTCAGTTTTATAAAGGACATTTGTGAGTTGAAAAATGACCCCGGTCTAGTTTCAAGCACCAGGTATTCATCTGACAAGAAGAAGGAACCTACAAACAAAGTATTTGTGCGAAAGTCGGACATTAGTGCTGAAACACCATCGTCATCTACACGGTGCCCTATACACAAGGCTGACCATCCCTTGGAACAATGTCGTACTTTCCTAGCAATGACATTCCCGAGCAAACGTGACTTTTTGAAAACTAGAGAACTCTGCTTCCGTTGCTGCAAGGGAAAACATAGGGCGAACAAGTGTAAATATAAAGTGACTTGTGATGTGTGTAAGAGTGATCGTCATATAACTGTATGCACTTTCACAAGGACCCTGGACAAGAGATTGGCGGGGAGAATTTGTCAAAGGAAATTCTATTTGTGAAGGGAGAAGAAAATGTGGTCACGTCGTCTTGTACCCAATTGTGCGGGAAGAATAACGTAGGCCGATCTTAAAGAGTGTCCTTGTGAATGTGTACCCATTTAACAGACCAGAACTAGCTCTTATATTATATGCTATGATAGACGATGAAAGCAACAGAACTTTAGCTCGCTCCAAGTTTTTTGACCACTTCGGATTAGAGGGTAATGACTGTATCTTTACATTGAATTCCTGCAGTGGTAGCATTACATTTTCTGGGAGAACAGCAGAGGGATTCGTCATAGAACCAGTGTCAGCTGAACAGAAGTTGTGCTTACCCAGGATCATATAGTGCGATGAAATCCCGAATAATCGTAAGGAAATACCGACTCATGAAGTTGCGTCTTCATATCAACATATGTCAAAATTGGCGTCAACAAATTGTATAACATCATGGCAGTGAAGCCTAGAAACGATTTTAATTACCAGAGAGCGTATAATGCAACACTCTCGACAACATTCAcggtaattaaaataaatattttctgacAAATAGAAATACCTCAGTTAAGGATTTTAAACACTAGAAATAAGTACATTTGACCATCTTCCGTTTAAATTgccatgcccctttaatggtTTGAATGTaaagattaaaataaaatttcttaggatccaaaatttaaaagaattttatgtACTACTCTGAAtgaatacatgtgaaatatgaaccTCGCCATTAATGAGGTGGCAagataaaaagtttaaaaatttgATTGTAACTTCAATAAAAGTAGTTAAAGAAATGCATATGTGATATaatcaacagtctcgattgaagtcagcatttcgcaaattctatggtcgttataacgatctagttcgtcaa
This genomic interval carries:
- the LOC130049669 gene encoding P2X purinoceptor 7-like; its protein translation is MAERQPGLVHDIIHPPTQQEGYHPQPGGTCPNWCVCGKYREMPTDREKVCCGKEQCITLLPDFSVLILDEAVLAPARLYRRDILVFNEVDERKGNRHQAYRQYILWTYGRLGAGDRRVIPSFAVWSIRDKFPDPFGQYTGFVPRRI